Below is a window of Rhodamnia argentea isolate NSW1041297 chromosome 11, ASM2092103v1, whole genome shotgun sequence DNA.
TTCTGAACAAGAACAGCCTCCGGTTCCACATTGAACTGACCTTTTAAAGCCCACATGGACTCCCAGAAGAATTTTGTTTAGCTGTTTCAACTGGAAAACCCAGTTACCTGATCAATCCAGTACATGGGGTGTTAATTTCTGAACAAAAGAAATGGATGTCGGCTGTGGGTCTTGTAACCATGCTCTTATGGAAGAGAGGCACATTTACCTCCATACTCAACCACAGATCATCCTCATTGtggttcattaaaaaaaaaaaaacacgcccTCACATGATCCTTCAACATATATGTATCAGCTGTCCTATATAGAATACACTCGCCTTCTAAAATAGAGAATAAAAACAGTAGAAAGTGCCAATGAGAGGATTCAAACCCCTCATTTCTCGTCGAAAGGCACTTCACAAGCCCCATCCTAACCGAGGGCAGGTTAAAGATATTGGCAATACATACATTGTACACAAACTGTGATGACAACACCAACTAGACGAACTGGCATTCAACCGGTTCAACCAACTGACTTGACGGCAGGATCCCTCAATGGTTCTCACTCCAGCCGCGTCTCAAACATTGCATTAAACCATTTTTCATCCTGTGGATCTTTACATGAAAATTTCTTAGAACTTGCGAGCAATGCATGTACATATCTggtaaaaaaagttaaagaagTCTTCATAGTTTATCATTTTTACCTACATGGCTCGCCAAACTGAGCTAATGTGATGCAATCTGCTGAGCTCATTTTTATGTTAATCACAACAAAGTGAACATGAAAGGATATAATGCCTAGGGTAATAAATTTAGTTAGTTAATGGATATACCAtataaatcaggaaaaaaaaaagacaaatagcACGATGTATGAATCCAGGCCTGCTTATCTTCAAGTAACtaattaaataaacaaattcGAGCTGCCTTGCACATACATGGGAAGTATTCTCCGACAAACCCATGCACATAGCTTTCAGCCAAATATTGAATATAATGAATAAAGCGACAAATGCTCTTACCATAAAGATGCAATGCCAAGCTATCTCCCTGGATGTAGTCGGCCAAAAGGAGCCTCTCTTGCTCTCTGGGTCCCCAATAATATGCTCGCAGTGGAACAATGTTAGGATGCCTCATGGAGCCAATTTTTTTGACTTCCTTAGCAAACTCTTTCTTATGTTTGACTAGTCCCACTCTCAACCACTTCACAGTTAACATATGACCATTAtcaagagtagccttgtatagAGTACCATGACTGCTTCTGCCAAGAACTTCTGCTGGAGCTCGGGACAACTCTTCAGCAGTAAAAGCTAGTGAAGGGTCCAAGAAGAACAGCTCTCCAGCCAGTCGATCAGGTGAGTAAACATCCAACCTCACAGGTTGTTCATAAACCTCACTAAATTGGGGTGAGGAAGATAAAGGTGATCCTGGAGACGACTTCCTTCCTGATGTCGTAGGCTGAACATCAATCAAATTAGGGACAGCAGATGATGTCGTAGGCTGAACATCAATCAAATTGGGGACAGCAGATGATGAAGTAACTTCCCCTCCTTCAGGTGTAATATTCTCTGCAATTTCAGTCATGAACTCTGCTTGCCCCGATAATGATCTAGAATTTGAAGTTAGCAAGTGGTCATTCGAGAAGCTCAATGAAGTAGGTGGAGGCTGATCACTTGGGTGGAATTTAAATAGGGAAGGACGTGCAAATCTTTCAAGCTTTACATCCCTCCCTGAACTTTGGCCACCGAACCCACTTCTCCCACGAAATTCTTTGAGCTGTGCTCGATGATATgccaataaaacaaaaacaatcatCATTGCAGCCCCGACTGAGGCAACAATGATTGCTATCCTTATACTACCTTTCGAACTGCGATGTTCACCCGAAGGGACGTAGTGGTTGCCATAGGAATTTGGTGATGGGACATTTCCCAAGATTAGCGAAGGATTTCCAGGCTTAAATGATGAACTGGGAAATCTTTGCAAGTTTTCAGGGACTATACCCGACAGCTCATTATGTGACACATTAAATACAACAAGGCTAAGTGGAAGGTTCCCAGGAATATCACCAGAAAATTTGTTGCTCGACAAATCAAGGTACTGCAAATAAGTAAGTTTGCTCAACTCACTAGGCAGTTGACCTGACAATCCATTCCTTGCAAGACTCAGCAATTTAAGCCTCCCCATGTTCCCTATCTCCGCAGGCAGTGGACCACTTAAGGAATTTCCAGAAAGATCAAGAGACTGCATCTGTTGGGAAGTAGGCATAGCTAGCAATTCACTCACGTGTGAACTTTGAAGAGGAATTGGCCCAGTCAATTGATTGCCTGATAGGTTTAAGCAAGTCAAAGTGGACATAAAAAAGCCAGCAGGGATGGTCCCCAGAAATTCATTCAAGCTAAGGTCTACAACAGACAATTTCTGGTAGCTGCCTGATAAAGAGGGTAAAACGCCTACTAAGGAATTATTCCGAAGTTTCAAGGTAATTAAGCTCTCAAATTGAGAGCTCAGATTGGGAAAGGCTCCTGACAGATTGTTTGAACTCAGATCTAGAAATACCAATGGTGCTTGCCAGTTCTGAATGGTAGATATGTCACTAGAGATCATATTGCTGCTCAAATCCACCGTTGTGCATGTTTTTGGTAGCCTAGGCAAGGAACCAGATAAACGATTTGACGATAGATTCAAAGTCCTCAACGTGGTAGAATTAATCTCTGGAATTGAATCTGCATGCATGATAAATGTGAGACAATGTAGAATCAAATTCAATCCTACATGTCACCATATATACAAGTTTGATAAAGTAGCCACCAATAAAAAATAGATGTAAGTATGTGGAAAAATGAATTTACTCATATTTCCAGAGTAAAACCCGGTAAATGTAATCACCAAACCAAACAATAAACTTGTTAATattaaaacaaggaaaaaaaacacgTGAAAACTTTTTGAATTATGGAAAAGACTTACAGCTGGCTGGCTGATGACACATTTAGCCTGTGTGGCACATGACCTTTTGGCTTTGGTCCCAATAAGTTGCATCTCATAtagttttttattatttttctatcacTCACAAATTAAAGCAAGTATAGAAGAAACATGTAGGAATCCTAAATTCTATACTTGTAAGTGCACTTTCAGtatatttaattatattttaactaaaaaggaaaaagaacaagcCAAAAGCTGGAGGGACCAAGTACTGCTTGGCAGCATTTACAAATTGGCTTTTGACTGATGTTAACACAAAAAGACCAAGTAATTACAGGCAGAAGGCATAAGCCAAAGATGGATAGCTAAGATCATCCGAGGCAGGATTTGTACAAATCATTGTCAAAGCGGCATGTCTACCCTCAACAGGCCCCTAGCGGAAGAAGCAGAAAAATCCTAAGTAGCCGTCCTCAACTTTAACAAGGCATCAAATGACAAGCATATTTGCAGTTTCTAATTCCAACTGTTACTTTTGCAATATGTGCAGCTAGACGACTAAGATGCCGTACTACAGATCCTCTCACTTGGTGTTGTCATCATAGAACCAAGTCCACGTTTGCAGGTACTTGATACACAGTAGATGAATCATGATTGATATTGTCGCAAAATGAAAACTTCTTCTTTAAGTCAAGTCAAACTTTATAATTTGCTACGTTTGAATACATGAGATCAAATCAACTGGCTTGTGTTATAATACATCTACCAAACTTGCATACTAAAGAAAATTGTTAGATGATATAAGTCAAAGAGTTCCTTACCTGTGAAACCATTTCCACTCAGATCCAGTTCCTCCAGTGGAATCAATGACTCAAACAACTCCGTTGGCAATGACCCAAACAGCAGATTATTTGCCAATCGCACAACCCGCAAATTGGGCAATGCACCAAACGAAGGCAGCTGCCCAGTAATCATATTACTGGCCATATCCAAAACCTCCAGGTTTCTAAACAATCTGATCGAATCAGCATCGAAGAACCCACCATTTAAGGCGTTATGGCTGAAATTCAGAAAATGCACTGTATTTGCCAAGCTAGAAACATTCTGAACTCCTATTGAGGGACTCCCGGAGAAGTTATTGCCACTCAAATCTACATACTCCACATTCCTCAACTCAGTCAACAACTCACCAATATCACCCCGTAGAGCATTCCCGCGCAAATCGAAGTACTTCATCTGCTGCAAGTTCCGAATCCCAAATGGGAACCCGCCTGAGAACCTGTTCAACGATAAGTTCAGGTAATTCAGATTGTACAAATCCGTGATTCTCACAGGGATCGGGCCATAGAAGCTGTTGCCAGACAGATCCAAATGCTGGAGCGAGGCCATGGAGCCCAATGCGGGCGCGATCCGACCCGTGAAGTTGTTACCCGAGAGACTGAGGTTCTGCAGCATCGGCAGGCCGATCAGAGTGTGGAACTTGAGCTCCCCGGCGAGCCCAAGGCGGTCGAGGGCTATGCCGGTGACATGGGCGCCGGAGCTGTCGCAGGTGACCCCGACCCACGAGCTGGGGCACTGGTCCGACCCGTACTGGGTCCACGACCCGAGGACTTTCCCAAGCGGGTCGTCCTGGATCCCCTTCTTGAACTCCAAGAGGAATGCGGCGTCGGGCTCGGATCCAGAGCGGGCgacgagaagagagaagaggaaaaagcaggagagggagagggagagactcATTTGAAGGGAGGAGGAGAGCCGGGGGCGAAACCGCACGAAACCCTAGCGACCCATCCGTCGGGCGGGGGTTGCCCGCGAAACCCTAGAATGAATCTCGACAATGCGAGCTAGGTGGTAGCGAGATTGCGGCTGAGATTCGGGAAGGGTTTTCTCTCCCGATCAAAATCGGCAGTTCACTCGCCGGAGACGAATTTTACGAAGTGGGTCTGcgcagagagcgagagagagagagagagagagtgaggttaACAACGGCGGGTTAACAATGGTCAGGTTGAGAGTGTTGGTTGGTGGGTGTGAGTAACTACACTCTGTAAAGGAcgactctttctctctcttctgtgtgctctctctctctctctctctctctacacaaaaggaaaaacactGCGAGCGACAGGAGCAGGCCCTCACATGCCCACATTGGGTCTTCTTTCCGATTAAGGCCCCTCGCGGTTGTGTATTTTTACGCTTTTGTCCCACCCAATCTCTGAATTAACGAGGATTACTGTCCTTGTctgaaaaaaaaacagaaaagttaCGGAGGCTGTTCTTTTTTCGTTTAATGGATCTCGAACCGTTTTTTCCAGATATTTAGCAAAATTCTGGCAATTCTGAGTCACTTTAAAGTATATACCGTCTTCGGGGTGAAGGGAGTTTACTAGAGACGATCGTTGGAAGCCGCCCTTGCCGGCCTCGGATGTGGGGTGCCGGTACCTTACCGGGGGAGGGCTACCCTCGCCGAATGGGCTGTGGGCCGCCCTTGCCCTAGCCCGATCCGGCAAAGGGATGTCTGTTCCTCCCTCGAGGCCACTCgagggaaaaaatagaaataagaaaaaaaaaataaacaagaaaaaatagaataaagattcaaaaaaaatatttaaaaatattattaaaaattgtttacaTCAATATTATTTGTTCTACATAGGACATCcagcgtccacgtcggcgatccAATGCTAAAATTGagtgatggactcaattggcttataaatttttcctttgtttaatGTAATCCCTATATTTTAGCCTAATATGATATAtagtttctaaacttttaatttgctcaatgtgatccatttcaatatagtccttgaccacattgaataaattaaaagttgagagacgacattgcacattgaactaaattaaagttcatgaaccttattgaataaattaaaagttcgtggACTACGTTACGAATCGGGTCAAATCTCAACAATCATTTTTGtcattattcttttatttttttttttatattttttttttgaaccaaTAGCTCATGGGCTAACAAGGTCACGAGACCGACCACCTAATGATTTTCACACTAACGTGTACTCGACCAAAACTTTAGAACCTTCGCTAAGCATGCGATCGCTTTGGCATAATTTTTTCAGTGTTTATTATTTAGTGTAAAACAATGAAATCAAATAATAATTGAAAGGGACAAACGCATCAGTGTAAATTACGGAATAtgtatttctatttttctactACTTAACATGATTAAATTTGCTACTAAAGTCTGCATATCTACGTGTATAAttgtggaaaaattaccaaaagaaatcTTATACATACACTTTCCGGGTCGGAGCGTAGACGAGCGAGCAGAGCCCGGGAAAGAggtataattatgccaattcagttctaaactcttttttgccaattgagtcataaacattttatatttgcgtcaatttagtctatccggctaattttggatgaaaatcgctgatatgaACATAAGCCGGTCTTACGTGGCGTgatcggcgccgacgtggacaattttaagtaatattttataattttttgaagttcttttttttttccttttccttttttttttcttttaaagtggCTAACAAGAGTCGTCGGCCCCTCATTAGCGGCCAGCAAGCGTGTCTTAGCCCTCGCCCGCGAGGCCCGCCGACCCTCGATGGTCATagtacgaaaaaaaaaacaaagaaatgaaaaggaaaaagaaaacgcaaaaagggaaaaaaataaaaattcgaaaaaaagaatatcaaaatattattaaaaattatcaacatcaataaTGGCCATTACGGAAGACGACCGACATCCatgttagagattttttttaatcaaaattggctagatagattgaattgacacaagtgcaagaggtttagaaatcaattggcaaaaactaaaatgtttagaactgaattgacataattacaataggtgtgtggcttttttgataattttcttgtaTAATTGCATATCAACATCTCCTTAATCTCTGCCTCTCCACACGCATTTATGTATCTTCCtctcttttagaaaaaaaaattacaaattgctGCTGGACAAAATTGGAACGCACACATTTTTCCTTCACGTTAAAAAAGAATCATATATGATTTATTGTTAATACACAAACCATAATCCCAC
It encodes the following:
- the LOC115744133 gene encoding probable inactive receptor kinase At5g10020 isoform X1, coding for MSLSLSLSCFFLFSLLVARSGSEPDAAFLLEFKKGIQDDPLGKVLGSWTQYGSDQCPSSWVGVTCDSSGAHVTGIALDRLGLAGELKFHTLIGLPMLQNLSLSGNNFTGRIAPALGSMASLQHLDLSGNSFYGPIPVRITDLYNLNYLNLSLNRFSGGFPFGIRNLQQMKYFDLRGNALRGDIGELLTELRNVEYVDLSGNNFSGSPSIGVQNVSSLANTVHFLNFSHNALNGGFFDADSIRLFRNLEVLDMASNMITGQLPSFGALPNLRVVRLANNLLFGSLPTELFESLIPLEELDLSGNGFTDSIPEINSTTLRTLNLSSNRLSGSLPRLPKTCTTVDLSSNMISSDISTIQNWQAPLVFLDLSSNNLSGAFPNLSSQFESLITLKLRNNSLVGVLPSLSGSYQKLSVVDLSLNEFLGTIPAGFFMSTLTCLNLSGNQLTGPIPLQSSHVSELLAMPTSQQMQSLDLSGNSLSGPLPAEIGNMGRLKLLSLARNGLSGQLPSELSKLTYLQYLDLSSNKFSGDIPGNLPLSLVVFNVSHNELSGIVPENLQRFPSSSFKPGNPSLILGNVPSPNSYGNHYVPSGEHRSSKGSIRIAIIVASVGAAMMIVFVLLAYHRAQLKEFRGRSGFGGQSSGRDVKLERFARPSLFKFHPSDQPPPTSLSFSNDHLLTSNSRSLSGQAEFMTEIAENITPEGGEVTSSSAVPNLIDVQPTTSSAVPNLIDVQPTTSGRKSSPGSPLSSSPQFSEVYEQPVRLDVYSPDRLAGELFFLDPSLAFTAEELSRAPAEVLGRSSHGTLYKATLDNGHMLTVKWLRVGLVKHKKEFAKEVKKIGSMRHPNIVPLRAYYWGPREQERLLLADYIQGDSLALHLYETTPRRYSPLSFSQRLKVAIDVARCLTYLHDKGVPHGNLKPTNILLTGPEYNVLLTDYGLHRLMTPTGIAEQILNLGALGYRAPELAIAAKPLPSYKADVYAFGVIMMELLTRRSAGDIISGQSGAVDLTDWVRLCDQEGRGMDCIDRDIAGGEEHSAAMDEMLAISLRCINSVNERPNVRQVFDELCAISL
- the LOC115744133 gene encoding probable inactive receptor kinase At5g10020 isoform X2, with protein sequence MSLSLSLSCFFLFSLLVARSGSEPDAAFLLEFKKGIQDDPLGKVLGSWTQYGSDQCPSSWVGVTCDSSGAHVTGIALDRLGLAGELKFHTLIGLPMLQNLSLSGNNFTGRIAPALGSMASLQHLDLSGNSFYGPIPVRITDLYNLNYLNLSLNRFSGGFPFGIRNLQQMKYFDLRGNALRGDIGELLTELRNVEYVDLSGNNFSGSPSIGVQNVSSLANTVHFLNFSHNALNGGFFDADSIRLFRNLEVLDMASNMITGQLPSFGALPNLRVVRLANNLLFGSLPTELFESLIPLEELDLSGNGFTDSIPEINSTTLRTLNLSSNRLSGSLPRLPKTCTTVDLSSNMISSDISTIQNWQAPLVFLDLSSNNLSGAFPNLSSQFESLITLKLRNNSLVGVLPSLSGSYQKLSVVDLSLNEFLGTIPAGFFMSTLTCLNLSGNQLTGPIPLQSSHVSELLAMPTSQQMQSLDLSGNSLSGPLPAEIGNMGRLKLLSLARNGLSGQLPSELSKLTYLQYLDLSSNKFSGDIPGNLPLSLVVFNVSHNELSGIVPENLQRFPSSSFKPGNPSLILGNVPSPNSYGNHYVPSGEHRSSKGSIRIAIIVASVGAAMMIVFVLLAYHRAQLKEFRGRSGFGGQSSGRDVKLERFARPSLFKFHPSDQPPPTSLSFSNDHLLTSNSRSLSGQAEFMTEIAENITPEGGEVTSSSAVPNLIDVQPTTSGRKSSPGSPLSSSPQFSEVYEQPVRLDVYSPDRLAGELFFLDPSLAFTAEELSRAPAEVLGRSSHGTLYKATLDNGHMLTVKWLRVGLVKHKKEFAKEVKKIGSMRHPNIVPLRAYYWGPREQERLLLADYIQGDSLALHLYETTPRRYSPLSFSQRLKVAIDVARCLTYLHDKGVPHGNLKPTNILLTGPEYNVLLTDYGLHRLMTPTGIAEQILNLGALGYRAPELAIAAKPLPSYKADVYAFGVIMMELLTRRSAGDIISGQSGAVDLTDWVRLCDQEGRGMDCIDRDIAGGEEHSAAMDEMLAISLRCINSVNERPNVRQVFDELCAISL